A part of Calonectris borealis chromosome 30, bCalBor7.hap1.2, whole genome shotgun sequence genomic DNA contains:
- the KIF5A gene encoding kinesin heavy chain: MAEPSTECSIKVLCRFRPLNQAEILRGDKFLPVFQGDDSVVVGGKPYVFDRVFPPNTTQEQVYHACAMQIVKDVLAGYNGTIFAYGQTSSGKTHTMEGKLHDPQQMGIIPRIAQDIFNHIYSMDENLEFHIKVSYFEIYLDKIRDLLDMTKTNLSVHEDKNRVPYVKGCTERFVSSPEEILDVIDEGKSNRHVAVTNMNEHSSRSHSIFLINIKQENVETEQKLSGKLYLVDLAGSEKVSKTGAEGAVLDEAKNINKSLSALGNVISALAEGTKAYVPYRDSKMTRILQDSLGGNCRTTMFICCSPSSYNDAETKSTLMFGQRAKTIKNTASVNLELTAEQWKKKYEKEKEKNKALKETIGKLEAELSRWRSGEAVPETEQLSGAEAEAGTGEGTGEGTGTGPAGETPLNDNSSSIVIHISDEERRKYEEEIRKLYKQLDDKDDEINQQSQIMEKLKQQMLDQEEVLAAARGGGEAARRELAALRAEHGAARAEVAEVLAALEELARSYDRKAQEAEDTGRHNRRLADELARTEATTLSLETELQRVRELGGQQRKRAAEVLNGLMKDLSEFSLIVGNGEIKLPVEVSGAIEEEFTVARLYISKIKSEVKSVVKRCRQLENLQVECHRKMEVTGRELSSCQLLISQHEAKIRSLTEYMQTVELKKRHLEESYDALSEELARLQAQETAQGVARKEREQDETQDTDEVKKALELQLESQREAQHKQLARLRDEVNERQKTIDELRDLNQKLELELEKLRAEHEALRGEERAKAARLQELTFLYERHEQSKQDLKGLEETVARELQTLHNLRKLFVQDVTTRVKKSAELEPEDSGGLHSQKQKISFLENNLEQLTKVHKQLVRDNADLRCELPKLEKRLRATAGRVQALEGALREAKEGARLDKRRYQQEVERIREAVRARGAARRAHSAHIAKPVRPGQVPAASPTGLSYTNSLFQGYPGGDPCPAPAPRACEWGGHGGFASGPPTPSSSPPDTYQQLNVDNGNVTDINDNRSDLSCACEAEEQSKLFPLRQETAAS; encoded by the exons GGCAAACCCTATGTCTTCGACCGCGTCTTCCCCCCCAACACCACCCAGGAGCAGGTCTACCATGCCTGTGCCATGCAGATCGTCAAGG ACGTGTTGGCCGGGTACAACGGCACCATCTTCGCCTATGGGCAGACGTCATCGGGCAAGACCCACACCATGGAG GGCAAGCTGCACGACCCCCAGCAGATGGGCATCATCCCGCGCATCGCCCAGGACATCTTCAACCACATCTACTCCATGGATGAGAACCTTGAGTTCCACATCAAG GTTTCTTACTTTGAAATTTATCTGGACAAGATCCGGGACCTGCTGGACA TGACCAAGACCAACCTGTCGGTGCACGAGGACAAGAACCGGGTTCCCTATGTCAAG gGCTGCACCGAGCGCTTCGTCTCCAGCCCCGAGGAGATCCTGGACGTGATCGACGAGGGGAAATCCAACCGGCACGTAGCTGTCACCA ACATGAACGAGCACAGCTCCCGCAGCCACAGCATCTTCCTCATCAACATCAAGCAAGAGAACGTGGAGACAGAGCAGAAGCTCAGCGGGAAGCTCTACCTGGTCGACCTGGCCGGGAGCGAGAAG GTCAGCaagacgggggctgagggggccgTGCTGGATGAGGCCAAGAACATCAACAAGTCGCTGTCAGCGCTGGGCAACGTCATCtcagccctggctgagggcaCG AAGGCCTACGTGCCCTACCGGGACAGCAAGATGACGCGGATCCTGCAGGACTCGCTGGGGGGGAACTGCCGCACCACCATGTTCATCTGCTGCTCCCCCTCCAGCTACAACGACGCCGAGACCAAGTCCACCCTCATGTTCGGGCAGAG GGCCAAGACCATCAAGAACACGGCGTCAGTGAACCTGGAGCTGACGGCCGAGCAGTGGAAGAAGAAGTacgagaaggagaaggagaagaacaaGGCTCTGAAGGAGACCATCGGGAAGCTGGAGGCCGAGCTGAGCCGCTGGCGGAGTG GGGAGGCCGTGCCCGAGACGGAGCAGCTGAGTGGGGCTGAGGCAGAGGCTGGGACGGGTGAGGGGACGGGcgaggggacagggacgggaccCGCCGGCGAGACCCCCCTCAACGACAACAGCTCCTCCATCGTCATCCACATCTCTGACGAGGAGCGCCGCAAGTACGAGGAGGAGATCCGCAAGCTCTACAAGCAGCTGGATGACAAG GATGACGAGATCAACCAGCAGAGCCAAATCATGGAGAAGCTCAAGCAACAGATGCTGGACCAGGAGGAG gtgctggcagcagcacgggggggtggggaggcggcgcggcgggagctgGCGGCGCTGCGCGCCGAGCACGGGGCGGCCCGTGCCGAGGTGGCCGAGGTGCTGGCGGCACTGGAGGAGCTGGCACGCAGCTACGACCGCAAGGCGCAGGAGGCTGAGGACACCGGCCGCCACAACCGCCGGCTGGCCGATGAGCTGGCCCGCACCGAG GCGACGACGCTGTCACTGGAGACGGAGCTGCAGCGGgtgcgggagctgggggggcagcaGCGGAAGCGGGCGGCCGAGGTGCTCAACGGGCTGATGAAGGACCTGAGCGAGTTCAGCCTCATCGTGGGCAACGGCGAGATCAAGCTG CCGGTGGAGGTGAGCGGGGCCATCGAGGAGGAGTTCACCGTCGCCCGGCTCTACATCAGCAAGATCAAGTCGGAGGTGAAGTCGGTGGTGAAGAGGTGCCGGCAGCTGGAGAACCTGCAGGTGGAGTGCCACCGCAAGATGGAGGTGACCGGGCGCgagctctcctcctgccagctcctcaTCTCCCAg CACGAGGCGAAGATCCGCTCGCTGACCGAGTACATGCAGACGGTGGAGCTGAAGAAGCGGCACCTGGAGGAGTCGTACGACGCCCTGAGCGAGGAGCTGGCCAGGCTGCAGGCCCAGG AGACGGCGCAGGGGGTGGCCCGGAAGGAGCGGGAGCAGGATGAGACCCAGGACACTGATGAGGTCAAG AAGGcgctggagctgcagctggagagcCAGCGGGAGGCCCAGCACAAGCAGCTGGCCCGGCTGCGGGACGAGGTCAACGAGAGGCAGAAAACGATCGACGAGCTGCGGGA CCTGAACCagaagctggagctggagctggagaagctgcGTGCGGAGCACGAGGCGCTGCGGGGCGAGGAGCGGGCCAAGGCCGCCCGGCTGCAGGAGCTCAC aTTTCTCTATGAGCGCCACGAGCAGTCCAAGCAGGACCTCAAGGGGCTGGAGGAGACCGTG gcccgTGAACTCCAGACCCTCCACAACCTGCGCAAGCTGTTTGTTCAAGACGTCACGACTCGAGTCAAGAAA agCGCAGAGCTGGAGCCCGAGGACAGTGGGGGGCTGCACTCCCAGAAGCAGAAGATTTCCTTTCTTGAGAACAACCTGGAGCAGCTTACAAAGGTTCACAAACAG CTGGTCCGTGACAATGCAGACCTGCGCTGCGAGCTTCCGAAGCTGGAGAAACGCCTGCGGGCTACGGCTGGGCGAGTGCAGGCCCTGGAGGGGGCACTGAGGGAGGCCAAGGAGGGGGCGCGCCTCGACAAGCGCCGCTACCAGCAGGAGGTGGAGCGCATCAGGGAGGCGGTCCGGGCCCggggggccgcccgccgcgcccacAGCGCCCACAtcg ccaAGCCGGTGCGGCCCGGGCAGGTGCCAGCGGCATCGCCCACCGGCCTCAGCTACACCAACAGCCTCTTCCAGGGGTACCCGGGGGGGgacccctgcccggccccggcccccaggGCCTGTGagtggggggggcacggggg CTTTGCCAGCGGCCCCCCCAcgccctccagcagccccccggACACCTACCAGCAGCTCAACGTGGATAATG GGAACGTGACAGACATCAATGATAACAG gagcgACCTGTCCTGCGCCTGCGAGGCCGAGGAGCAATCCAAGCTCTTCCCCCTGCGCCAGGAGACGGCGGCCAGCTAA